The DNA window AGAACAGTGGTTTGCCTCCGTGGAAGGGTTCCGGGATGAGGCGCTGGCCGCCATTAAAGATGTGCGCTGGATTCCTGCCCAAGGCGAAAACCGCATCACCCCCATGGTCAGCGATCGCAGCGACTGGTGTATTTCTCGCCAGCGTACCTGGGGCGTGCCGATTCCCGTCTTCTACCACATCGAAACCGGTGAGGTGTTGCTGAATGCAGACACCATCGCCCATGTGCAGGCGCTGTTTGCTAAGCATGGATCCGATGTGTGGTGGGAATGGGACGTAGCCGACTTGCTGCCAGAAGCCTACCGCGCCCAAGCCGACCAGTATCGCCAGGGCATGGACACCATGGACGTCTGGTTCGACTCCGGTTCCTCCTGGGCCGCTGTGGCTATGCAGCGGGAAGGGCTCAGCTACCCGGTGGACATGTACCTAGAAGGATCGGATCAGCATCGCGGCTGGTTCCAGTCGAGCCTATTAACCAGCGTGGCGACCCATGGTCATGCGCCCTACAAAACCGTTCTTACCCACGGCTTTGCCCTGGATGAACAGGGACGGAAGATGAGTAAATCCCTGGGCAATATCATCGATCCAGCCATCGTGATCAACGGCGGCAAAAACCAAAAGCAGGATCCGCCCTACGGTGCCGACGTTCTGCGCCTATGGGTGTCGTCTGTGGACTATTCCTCCGATGTGCCCATTGGGAAAACCATCCTCAAGCAAATGGCGGATGTTTACCGCAAGATTCGCAATACATCGCGATTTTTGCTCGGCAACCTGCACGACTTTGACCCAGCCAAGGACGCCGTTGCCTACGACCAGCTCCCCGACCTGGATCGCTACATGCTGCATCGCATTAGCGAAGTCTTTACCGACGTCACCGATGCCTTCGAGAGCTTCCAGTTTTTCCGATTCTTCCAGACGGTGCAAAACTTCTGCGTGGTGGATCTATCCAACTTCTACCTCGACAGCGCTAAGGATCGGCTATACATCAGCTCCGACCAGGCCCTACGCCGTCGCAGTTGCCAAACCGTCTTGGCGATCGCTCTGGAAAATCTGGCGAAAGCGATCGCTCCGGTGTTGTCCCACATGGCTGAAGACATCTGGCAGTTTTTGCCCTATCCCACCGCCCACCCATCGGTCTTTGCCGCCGGGTGGGTGCAGCTCGATCCGCAGTGGCAGCAGCCCGAGCTAGCCAAGACCTGGGTGGAACTGCGCCGCATTCGTGACGAGGTGAACCGGGTTCTAGAAACAGCGCGATCGGACAAGGCGATCGGCTCTTCCCTGGAAGCTAAGCTGTTGCTCTACGTCGCCGATACTGATCTGCAGCAAGCGATGGCGGCACTCAATCCCACGAGCCTAGACGGCAATGGGGTGGATGAACTGCGCTATCTATTCCTCACCTCCCAGGTGGAGATCTTAGACTCCCCCGCAGCGCTCACGGGCTTGAAATACAGCAGTCAGTCGGATGCGCTAGGCATTGGCGTTACGGATGCGGAGGGAGAGAAGTGCGATCGCTGCTGGAACTACTCAACCCACGTGGGTGAATCTGCCGAGCATCCGCTCCTTTGTGAACGCTGCGTGCCGGCCCTAGAGGGGAAATTCTAGGGTGTATGTTCTTGCCGCCGAGGACATTTTTATACAACTGTCCGGATCGATGCTCTATCCCTGGAAGATTGAAGTGGTAGATGCACCCTGATTTAAACCCCCGCCCTTGCAACACAAGGGTTTGGGGTTTTTTATTGCCAAAAAATGGGGTTCCAGGGAGCGATCGATTCGTCTCATCCTTGTGGGGGGTGTTATGCCGATCAGAGGGGGAAGTTCAGCATCAACAATTAGCTGGCTTCGTTTCTGGGCTGAGGTATACAGAAAGTTCACTTGCTGCCTAATGCAGTAGTTCCGAAAGCTTTGATATAAAGCACCCATTGAGTGTTCAGGCGAATTGCCTATGAGGCGGCTTCAACGCAGCCTTCAAGCTACCTCCAGAGTTGATTTCCTTGCTTTCTGCCTATAACGATCGCAAAATAGCCGCGATCGCTGTCTTCAAGTTCGGTAATTCTTGCTCTACAGCTAACCAAACAATATCGAGGTCAATCTCAAAGTAGTTGTGAGTCAAAATGTTTCGCATTCCAATCATGTTTGACCAAGGTATTTCTGGGTGCTCGTCTCTGGTGGCTGAAGAAAGCGAACGGGAAGCCTCACCAATCACTTGCAGGTTTTGAGTGAACCAGGTTTGAATCAGTTCATTTTGCTCAAAGGCTTGTCTGCCTTGCACAGCATAGCGATCGATTCGTTCTATCGCCTCCAAGATATCTTGCAATTTTTCGCGATCGTCTCTCATAGGAGAATCGCCTCGCTCAGGACGCGATCGCGGATTCTGGGTCGCAGTCCTTTCTCGGTGACAACATCCACCGGACAATCCAGTAGCGCTTGTAAGTCCATCAGCAAACCGCCGAGGTCAAATAAGCTGCGTTCTGCCTCCAGTTCCACAAGGAAATCTACATCGCTGTCTGAGTCGGCCTCGCCCCGCGCCACGGAGCCAAAGATGCGAACGTTGTAAGCGCCATAGGTTGCCGCTGTTGCCAAAATTACTTCTCGTTTTTCCTGCAACTGTGCCCTAATGTTCATACGCAGCTTCCCGGTTTGTCTCAATTATCCCATTACCCCACTGCCTTATCCCCCCATTCTTTGACGTAACTTGGTTTGAACGCGTGCGCTCGGCATTGCCGTCTCGCAGAGAATCGGCGTTGCCGTCTCGCAGAGAATCGCCCCATTAAACCCTCAAAACCCAAACCCCTCCGCTTCATCCGTTCTCCTCGACTGCCTCACTCGCTGCCCCATCGTTTCCAAGTCCCTCCTTCTTCCTCAACGCCTCCAATACCTCTGGCGTGAATGGATTTTGTCCCATTTGCAACGCTTTCGCCCATTCCTGTCGTTGCTTCGCTTTCTCACCTCGGTAGTACTCTTCGGCTTCAATTGCTGTCACAAC is part of the Leptolyngbya sp. CCY15150 genome and encodes:
- a CDS encoding nucleotidyltransferase family protein, giving the protein MNIRAQLQEKREVILATAATYGAYNVRIFGSVARGEADSDSDVDFLVELEAERSLFDLGGLLMDLQALLDCPVDVVTEKGLRPRIRDRVLSEAILL
- a CDS encoding DUF86 domain-containing protein, translating into MRDDREKLQDILEAIERIDRYAVQGRQAFEQNELIQTWFTQNLQVIGEASRSLSSATRDEHPEIPWSNMIGMRNILTHNYFEIDLDIVWLAVEQELPNLKTAIAAILRSL
- the ileS gene encoding isoleucine--tRNA ligase — encoded protein: MTAPGSYKDTVNLPKTEFSMRANATQREPELQQFWADHNTYRTLAEQNPGEPFTLHDGPPYANGTLHMGHALNKILKDIINKYQLLNGRKARYIPGWDCHGLPIELKVLQEMKPEERRSLTPIELRRKAKTWALAQVDQQRESFKRYGVWGDWDQPYLTLLPEYEAAQIGVFGQMVLKGYIYRGLKSVHWSPSSRTALAEAELEYPEGHTSRSIYAAFPMVSAADSAQAIAPYIEKLGVAIWTTTPWTIPSNLAVAVNPELTYAVVEVDGGAIAFPYLLVAKDLVERLGQLLGATLTVKAELPGKALEFSTYHHPLFDRDSPIVIGGDYVTTESGTGLVHTAPGHGVDDFNVGQRYGLDVLCPVDEGGIFTAEAGPFEGLNVLKDANEAVIKALMDAKSLLKEEAYVHKYPYDWRTKKPTIFRATEQWFASVEGFRDEALAAIKDVRWIPAQGENRITPMVSDRSDWCISRQRTWGVPIPVFYHIETGEVLLNADTIAHVQALFAKHGSDVWWEWDVADLLPEAYRAQADQYRQGMDTMDVWFDSGSSWAAVAMQREGLSYPVDMYLEGSDQHRGWFQSSLLTSVATHGHAPYKTVLTHGFALDEQGRKMSKSLGNIIDPAIVINGGKNQKQDPPYGADVLRLWVSSVDYSSDVPIGKTILKQMADVYRKIRNTSRFLLGNLHDFDPAKDAVAYDQLPDLDRYMLHRISEVFTDVTDAFESFQFFRFFQTVQNFCVVDLSNFYLDSAKDRLYISSDQALRRRSCQTVLAIALENLAKAIAPVLSHMAEDIWQFLPYPTAHPSVFAAGWVQLDPQWQQPELAKTWVELRRIRDEVNRVLETARSDKAIGSSLEAKLLLYVADTDLQQAMAALNPTSLDGNGVDELRYLFLTSQVEILDSPAALTGLKYSSQSDALGIGVTDAEGEKCDRCWNYSTHVGESAEHPLLCERCVPALEGKF